The Trueperaceae bacterium genome contains a region encoding:
- the pdxH gene encoding pyridoxamine 5'-phosphate oxidase: MDVSGMRTEYRRGRLDAEALGADPLAALAAWIEAADAAGAEEPNAMALATVSADGVPSARFVLCKGVAPGGAEAPGTVRFFTNYASRKGRDLDATGVAAATFWWDRLERQVRLEGTVARLDPEASDAYFASRPRGSRVGAWASPQGREVDGREALERLAAEAEARFEGQDEVPRPPFWGGYALTPTYVEFWQGRASRLHDRIAYAWTEGAWRTSRLAP, from the coding sequence CGAGTACCGCCGCGGTCGGCTCGACGCCGAGGCGTTGGGGGCCGATCCGCTGGCGGCGCTGGCGGCGTGGATCGAGGCGGCCGACGCCGCCGGTGCGGAGGAACCCAACGCGATGGCGTTGGCGACGGTGTCGGCGGACGGGGTGCCGTCGGCGCGGTTCGTGCTCTGCAAGGGCGTCGCGCCGGGCGGGGCGGAGGCGCCGGGCACGGTGCGCTTCTTCACGAACTACGCGAGCCGCAAGGGCCGCGACCTGGACGCGACGGGGGTGGCGGCGGCGACGTTCTGGTGGGACCGGCTCGAGCGCCAGGTGCGGCTCGAGGGCACCGTGGCGCGCCTCGATCCGGAGGCGTCGGACGCCTACTTCGCGTCCCGCCCGCGGGGCAGCCGCGTCGGGGCGTGGGCGTCGCCGCAGGGCCGGGAGGTGGACGGCCGGGAGGCCCTGGAGCGCCTCGCGGCGGAGGCGGAGGCCCGCTTCGAGGGGCAGGACGAGGTGCCGCGCCCGCCGTTCTGGGGTGGCTACGCCCTCACGCCGACGTACGTGGAGTTCTGGCAGGGGCGCGCGAGTCGCCTGCACGACCGCATCGCCTACGCCTGGACCGAGGGCGCCTGGCGCACGTCGCGGCTGGCGCCCTGA
- a CDS encoding peptidylprolyl isomerase, with protein sequence MRRFSILTFALLAALAAPFALAQDADDPVVVRLGEQTETLSEFEQRFEIALRSLAAQQGTPLNDQLRAQLASFAPQYLEQRGQEFALLAAADARGIEPDMEAVQARIDQAKNGLPDEASFDQLLQDSGIGSEAMLRTLFEEDERIRGLFEAVEAEQSLEEGAVRAAYDARQDEFTTGAQVCARHILVETVEDAESVLAELDGGADFADLAAERSTGPSGPDGGDLGCFERGMMVAPFEEAAFAADAGEVVGPVETQFGQHVILVEEVREGGVQAFEDVEEALRGQLLSEATQADVDALIEAADVETFPDRLPSPTDGAAPAPMGDDADD encoded by the coding sequence ATGCGACGCTTCTCGATCCTCACGTTCGCCCTCCTCGCGGCACTCGCCGCCCCGTTCGCCCTCGCCCAGGACGCCGACGACCCCGTCGTCGTTCGCCTCGGCGAGCAGACCGAAACGCTGTCGGAGTTCGAGCAGCGCTTCGAGATCGCCCTGCGCAGCCTCGCCGCGCAACAGGGCACCCCCCTCAACGACCAGCTCCGCGCGCAGCTCGCCAGCTTCGCGCCGCAGTACCTCGAGCAGCGCGGCCAGGAGTTCGCGCTCCTCGCCGCCGCCGACGCGCGCGGCATCGAACCCGACATGGAGGCGGTGCAGGCCCGCATCGACCAGGCCAAGAACGGCCTCCCCGACGAGGCGTCGTTCGATCAGTTGTTGCAGGACAGCGGCATCGGCAGCGAAGCGATGCTGCGCACGCTGTTCGAGGAGGACGAACGGATCCGCGGCCTCTTCGAGGCGGTCGAAGCGGAGCAGAGCCTCGAGGAGGGCGCCGTCCGCGCCGCCTACGACGCCCGCCAGGACGAGTTCACGACCGGCGCGCAGGTGTGCGCCCGGCACATCCTCGTCGAGACCGTCGAGGACGCCGAATCCGTCCTCGCCGAGCTCGACGGCGGCGCCGACTTCGCCGACCTCGCCGCCGAACGCAGCACCGGGCCCAGCGGGCCCGACGGCGGCGACCTCGGCTGCTTCGAGCGCGGCATGATGGTCGCGCCGTTCGAGGAGGCCGCCTTCGCCGCCGACGCCGGCGAGGTCGTCGGGCCCGTCGAGACGCAGTTCGGTCAGCACGTCATCCTCGTCGAGGAGGTCCGCGAGGGCGGCGTTCAAGCGTTCGAGGACGTCGAGGAGGCGCTCCGCGGGCAGCTGCTCAGCGAAGCGACGCAGGCGGACGTCGACGCCCTCATCGAGGCGGCCGACGTCGAGACCTTCCCGGACCGCCTGCCCTCCCCGACCGACGGCGCAGCGCCCGCCCCGATGGGCGACGACGCGGACGACTGA